The following coding sequences are from one Saccharomyces eubayanus strain FM1318 chromosome VII, whole genome shotgun sequence window:
- the UPA1 gene encoding putative methyltransferase: MAIKRRSENVKNSAKAVKKVKPSLLKLKKVIDIESSVVNYSICIPTTVIDNCCNLEQATFTAYQIAKTAVLFNIQEIIVLDLSKDKRHERKTRPKESTSDCLLLATLLQYFVTPPNLLDVTFKKKNRLYLKHAFTFPPLGQLPFMNESAEGNYKEGLSIAQDSSAKDSDENLTNLVYIGKEKTIKLPNQNIPKTVRVTVDTQRKEVVSPRDAYKNSPLGYHVRVSNTLDEVSEGYTKTLWVNSGDYHYDEALSRNYKAETKLPYVTKITKSSKSQPPCNILLIFGKWDHLKRCFKRSDLESSALHHYFSGQLEFPGTVPQGKLTIQDSFPIALTMLQRWTS, encoded by the coding sequence ATGGCAATCAAACGTAGATCAGAAAATGTTAAGAATAGTGCCAAAGCTGTTAAGAAAGTAAAACCAAGTTTactgaagttgaaaaaagtcaTAGATATAGAGTCGAGCGTGGTGAATTACTCTATATGCATACCGACAACTGTCATCGACAATTGTTGTAACTTAGAACAGGCTACATTTACCGCGTACCAAATTGCCAAGACAGCCGTTTTGTTCAATATCCAAGAAATTATAGTTTTAGACCTGTCAAAGGATAAAAGGCacgaaaggaaaacaagGCCAAAGGAAAGCACTTCGGATTGCTTGCTTCTTGCTACACTACTGCAATATTTCGTGACGCCTCCAAATTTACTCGATGTTAcgttcaagaagaagaacaggtTATATTTGAAGCACGCATTTACATTTCCGCCATTGGGTCAATTGCCGTTTATGAATGAATCCGCAGAGGGAAACTACAAAGAAGGTTTGTCTATTGCACAAGATTCCTCAGCGAAGGACTCAGACGAGAATTTGACTAATTTGGTGTATATaggaaaagagaaaaccATTAAATTACCTAACCAAAATATTCCCAAGACTGTACGTGTAACGGTTGACACACAGCGCAAAGAAGTAGTATCGCCCAGAGATGCCTACAAAAACAGCCCATTGGGATATCACGTTCGCGTGTCCAACACTTTGGATGAAGTTTCCGAAGGATACACAAAGACTCTTTGGGTCAACAGTGGCGACTACCACTACGACGAAGCTTTGTCAAGGAACTACAAGGCAGAAACGAAACTCCCATACGTTACAAAGATAACAAAAAGCTCAAAATCACAACCACCATGCAATATACTGCTTATCTTCGGCAAATGGGACCACTTGAAGCgttgtttcaaaagatctGATCTAGAGTCGTCAGCGTTGCACCACTACTTCTCAGGGCAACTAGAATTTCCAGGTACAGTACCCCAGGGGAAGCTGACCATCCAAGACAGCTTCCCAATAGCCCTCACCATGCTCCAACGTTGGACCAGCTGA
- the ZUO1 gene encoding zuotin, protein MFTLPTLTSDITVAVNSSATKTPFVRRPVEPVGKFFLQHAQRTLRNHTWSEFEKIEAEKNVQTVDESNVDPDELLFDTELADEDLLTHDARDWKTADLYAAMGLSKLRFRATQNQIIKAHRKQVVKYHPDKQSAAGGSLDQDGFFKIIQKAFETLTDSNKKAQYDSCDFVADVAPPKKGTNYDFYEAWGPVFDAEARFSKKTPIPTLGDKDSSKKDVEQFYAFWHRFDSWRTFEFLDEDVPDDSSNRDHKRYIERKNKAARDKKKTADNARLVKLVERAVSEDPRIKLFKEEEKKEKERKKWERDAGARAEAEAKAKAEAEAKIKAESEAKASASAKVDKKKAKEAAKAAKKKNKRAVRNSAKEADYFGDADKATAIDEQVGLIVDSLNDEELISVADKIKANGAGAKEVLQESAKAIIESGKLPSSLLSYFA, encoded by the coding sequence ATGTTTACTTTGCCAACATTAACCTCCGACATTACTGTTGCTGTCAACAGTTCTGCCACTAAGACTCCATTCGTTCGCCGTCCAGTCGAACCAGTGGGTAAGTTCTTTTTGCAACATGCTCAAAGAACCTTGAGAAACCACACCTGGTCTGAATTCGAAAAAATCGAAGCTGAAAAGAACGTCCAAACTGTCGACGAATCCAACGTTGACCCAGACGAATTGTTGTTCGACACTGAACTAGCTGACGAAGATCTATTGACTCATGACGCCAGAGACTGGAAAACCGCTGATTTGTACGCTGCTATGGGTTTGTCTAAGTTGCGTTTCAGAGCCACCCAAAACCAAATCATCAAGGCTCATAGAAAGCAAGTTGTCAAATACCATCCAGACAAACAATCTGCCGCTGGTGGTAGTTTGGACCAAGAtggtttcttcaaaattattcaaaagGCTTTTGAAACCTTAACCGattccaacaaaaaagCTCAATACGACTCATGTGATTTTGTTGCCGATGTCGCTCCTCCAAAGAAGGGTACTAATTACGACTTCTACGAAGCTTGGGGACCTGTTTTCGATGCTGAAGCACGTTTCTCCAAGAAGACTCCTATTCCAACTTTAGGTGACAAGGACTCTTCCAAGAAGGATGTTGAACAATTTTATGCCTTCTGGCATAGATTCGATTCCTGGAGAACCTTTGAATTCTTGGACGAAGATGTTCCAGATGATTCTTCCAACAGAGACCACAAACGTTacattgaaagaaagaacaaagcTGCCagagacaagaagaagaccgCTGACAATGCTAGATTAGTCAAGCTTGTCGAAAGGGCTGTCAGTGAAGATCCTCGTATCAAGCtgttcaaagaagaagaaaagaaggaaaaggaaagaaagaaatgggAAAGAGATGCCGGTGCCAGAGCCGAAGCCGAAGCTAAGGCTAAGGCCGAAGCCGAAGCCAAGATCAAGGCTGAATCTGAAGCCAAAGCTAGCGCTTCTGCTAAGGttgacaagaagaaagccAAGGAGGCTGCCAAGGCcgccaagaagaagaataagaGAGCTGTCCGTAACTCCGCCAAGGAAGCCGACTACTTTGGTGATGCTGACAAGGCCACTGCCATTGACGAACAAGTTGGCTTAATTGTTGACAGTTTGAACGACGAAGAGTTGATCTCTGTTGCCGACAAGATCAAGGCCAATGGTGCCGGTGCAAAGGAAGTCTTGCAAGAATCCGCCAAGGCCATCATTGAATCCGGCAAACTGCCTTCCAGTTTGTTGTCTTACTTTGCCTAA
- the BGL2 gene encoding glucan 1,3-beta-glucosidase, which translates to MRFSSTLATAATALLFTASQVSAIGELAFNLGVQNNDGSCKSTSDYESELKALKGYTSTVKVYASSDCNTLENLGPAAEAEGFSVFVGVWPNDDTHYAAEKTALQTYLPKIKKSTVAGFLVGSEALYRDDLTASQLSDKINDIRSFVADISDSDGSSYSGKQVGTVDSWNVLVAGYNSAVIEASDFVMANAFSYWQGQTMQNASYSFFDDIMQALQTIQSTKGSTDITFWVGETGWPTEGTNFESSYPSVDNAKQFWKEGICSMRAWGINVIVFEAFDEDWKPNTSGTSDVEKHWGVFTSSDNLKYSLDCDFS; encoded by the coding sequence ATGCGTTTCTCTTCTACACTCGCTACTGCAGCCACTGCACTATTATTCACAGCTTCCCAAGTTTCAGCTATCGGTGAATTGGCTTTCAACTTGGGTGTGCAAAACAACGACGGTTCTTGTAAGTCTACTTCCGATTATGAGAGCGAATTGAAGGCCTTGAAGGGCTATACTTCTACCGTCAAGGTTTACGCTTCTTCTGACTGTAAcactttggaaaacttaGGTCCTGCTGCCGAAGCTGAAGGGTTTAGTGTTTTTGTTGGTGTTTGGCCAAATGACGATACCCATTATGCTGCTGAAAAGACTGCTTTACAAACATATTTGCCAAAGATTAAGAAATCCACTGTTGCTGGTTTCTTAGTTGGCTCTGAAGCTTTATACCGTGACGATTTGACCGCTTCGCAACTATCGGATAAGATTAACGATATCCGTAGCTTTGTTGCTGACATTTCTGATTCCGATGGAAGCTCTTACTCTGGTAAGCAAGTTGGTACCGTCGACTCCTGGAATGTCTTGGTTGCTGGTTACAACTCCGCTGTTATCGAAGCTTCCGATTTTGTCATGGCCAACGCTTTCTCCTACTGGCAAGGTCAGACCATGCAAAATGCCTCTTactctttctttgatgaCATCATGCAAGCTTTACAAACTATTCAATCTACTAAGGGTTCTACTGATATCACTTTCTGGGTCGGTGAAACCGGCTGGCCAACCGAAGGTACCAACTTTGAAAGTTCTTACCCATCTGTCGACAACGCCAAGCAATTCTGGAAGGAAGGTATTTGTTCTATGAGAGCCTGGGGCATTAACGTTATTGTCTTTGAAGCCTTTGATGAAGATTGGAAGCCAAACACCTCCGGTACCTCTGATGTCGAAAAACACTGGGGTGTTTTCACTTCAAGCGACAATTTGAAATACTCTTTGGACTGTGACTTTTCCTAA
- the BIO2 gene encoding biotin synthase: protein MISTICRHFSTARPVLTRLATNAAVKSATASGESGALGALQYALSLEEPIHSWTKSQLKEIYETPLLELTHAAQLQHRKWHDPSKVQLCTLMNIKSGGCSEDCKYCAQSSRNDTGLKAEKMVKVDEVIKEAEEAKRNGSTRFCLGAAWRDMKGRKSAMKRIEEMISKVNDMGLETCVTLGMVDQDQAKQLKDAGLTAYNHNIDTSREHYSKVITTRTYDDRLQTIKNVQESGIKACTGGILGLGESEDDHIGFIYTLSNMTPHPESLPINRLVAIKGTPMAEELAEPTSKKLQFDEILRTIATARIVMPKAIIRLAAGRYTMKETEQFVCFMAGCNSIFTGKKMLTTMCNGWDEDKAMLAKWGLQPMEAFEYDRS, encoded by the coding sequence ATGATTTCAACTATCTGCCGCCATTTTTCTACTGCTAGACCAGTACTCACCAGACTTGCAACCAATGCTGCCGTCAAGTCTGCAACAGCTTCTGGCGAATCCGGCGCTTTGGGGGCTTTACAGTACGCATTGTCCTTGGAGGAACCAATCCATTCGTGGACAAAATCTCAATTGAAGGAGATCTACGAAACACCACTGCTCGAGCTTACGCATGCGGCACAGTTGCAACACAGGAAATGGCACGATCCTTCCAAGGTCCAGCTGTGCACATTGATGAACATCAAATCCGGTGGTTGTTCTGAAGATTGTAAGTACTGTGCGCAATCCTCGAGAAACGATACTGGGTTGAAGGCTGAGAAAATGGTCAAGGTGGACGAGGTGATCAAAGAGGCAGAAGAGGCTAAAAGAAACGGCTCCACCAGATTTTGTCTTGGTGCTGCCTGGAGAGACATGAAGGGCCGTAAATCTGCCATGAAGAGAATTGAGGAaatgatttcaaaagtGAACGATATGGGATTGGAAACATGTGTTACTCTGGGTATGGTCGACCAAGACCAGGCAAAGCAGCTGAAGGATGCAGGTTTGACCGCATACAACCATAACATTGACACCTCTAGAGAACATTACAGTAAAGTCATCACCACCAGGACCTATGATGATAGACTACAAACCATTAAGAACGTCCAAGAGTCCGGAATAAAGGCCTGCACTGGTGGTATCTTGGGTCTAGGTGAGAGCGAAGACGACCACATTGGTTTCATTTACACGCTGTCCAACATGACCCCACACCCAGAGTCCCTACCAATCAACAGACTTGTTGCTATCAAGGGTACTCCAATGGCCGAGGAACTGGCCGAACCAACAAGTAAGAAACTGCAATTCGACGAAATATTAAGAACTATCGCCACAGCCAGAATTGTCATGCCTAAGGCGATCATAAGGCTTGCTGCTGGTCGTTATACAATGAAGGAGACCGAGCAATTTGTCTGTTTCATGGCCGGTTGTAACAGTATTTTCACCGGTAAGAAAATGCTTACAACCATGTGTAACGGTTGGGATGAAGACAAAGCCATGTTGGCTAAGTGGGGACTACAACCTATGGAAGCCTTCGAATATGATAGATCCTAA
- a CDS encoding SRP1/TIP1 family protein codes for MVKLTSIAAGVAAIAAGVAAAPATTTLSPSDERVNLVELGVYVSDIRAHLAQYYLFQAAHPTETYPVEVAEAVFNYGDFTTMLTGVAADQVTRMITGVPWYSTRLRPAISKALSKDGIYTAVPK; via the coding sequence ATGGTCAAATTAACTTCAATCGCTGCTGGTGTTGCCGCCATCGCTGCTGGTGTTGCCGCTGCCCCAGCCACCACCACTTTATCTCCATCCGATGAAAGAGTCAACTTGGTTGAATTGGGTGTCTACGTTTCCGATATTAGAGCACATTTGGCTCAATACTACTTGTTCCAAGCCGCTCACCCAACTGAGACATACCCAGTTGAAGTTGCTGAAGCCGTTTTCAACTATGGTGATTTCACCACCATGTTGACTGGTGTCGCCGCAGACCAAGTCACCAGAATGATCACTGGTGTCCCATGGTACTCCACCAGATTGAGACCAGCCATCTCCAAGGCCCTCTCCAAGGACGGTATCTACACTGCTGTCCCAAAATAG
- the ERV29 gene encoding protein ERV29, whose amino-acid sequence MSYRGPNGNFGGMPMSSSQGSYSGGAQFRSNQNQSSFGMLKQWKQSFEKFASRIEGLTDNPIVHKLKPYIPSLSRFFIVATFYEDSFRILSQWSDQIFYLNKWKHYPYFFVVVFLVVVTVSMLAGASLLVLRKQTNYATGVLCACVVSQALVYGLFTGSSFVLRNFSVIGGLLIAFSDSIVQNKTTFGMLPELNSKNDKAKGYLLFAGRILIVLMFIAFTFSKSWFTVVITIIGTICFAIGYKTKFASIMLGLILTFYNVTLNNYWFYNNTKRDFLKYEFYQNLSIIGGLLLVTNTGAGELSVDEKKKIY is encoded by the coding sequence atgtCTTATAGAGGACCCAATGGAAATTTTGGCGGTATGCCAATGTCATCATCACAGGGATCATACTCCGGTGGTGCACAATTCAGATCAAATCAGAAtcaatcttcttttggCATGTTGAAACAGTGGAAgcaatcttttgaaaagtttgcTTCCAGGATTGAAGGACTCACTGACAATCCAATTGTTCACAAATTGAAGCCTTATATTCCAAGTTTGTCaagatttttcattgtgGCCACCTTTTATGAGGATTCGTTTAGGATTCTGTCACAATGGTCCGACCAAATCTTTTATCTGAATAAATGGAAACATTATCCATACTTTTTTGTCGTTGTGTTCCTGGTTGTGGTTACGGTCTCTATGTTGGCTGGTGCCAGTTTGTTAGTCCTAAGAAAGCAAACCAACTATGCCACCGGTGTGTTATGCGCTTGTGTTGTTTCTCAGGCCTTGGTTTATGGATTATTCACAGGCTCATCATTTGTCCTAAGAAACTTCAGTGTCATTGGTGGATTATTGATTGCATTCAGTGATTCAATTGTTCAGAACAAGACCACGTTCGGTATGCTTCCTGAATTAAACAGCAAAAACGACAAAGCAAAGGGTTACCTATTGTTTGCAGGTAGAATCCTAATTGTTTTAATGTTCATTGCCTTCACATTTAGTAAATCTTGGTTTACTGTCGTCATAACCATCATCGGCACCATTTGTTTTGCCATTGGTTACAAGACAAAATTTGCATCCATTATGTTAGGTCTGATCTTGACTTTTTACAATGTTACACTAAACAATTACTGGTTTTATAACAATACCAAGAGAGACTTTTTGAAGTACGAATTCTATCAGAACTTAAGCATTATCGGTGGGCTATTATTAGTTACCAATACTGGTGCCGGTGAATTATCcgttgatgaaaagaagaaaatatactaa
- a CDS encoding magnesium transporter CorA family protein, giving the protein MSLPSGSSESSPNLPRPISQDDSLQSIKTEDQTELYDHRRHPDLTPVRNRATALKQDEMAKHFEPTTSKEQTNATKISNSPTRGSIHSKDVGPELDETTDQPRTCATSTLKARPSKLAHPMPHQRLHHVVNKNDSLPQNVGIMKNHNRPHTTIPPTIRSKLSAPSSVGPPTKVHQSSVVNSIFETPLETKADMYSKHPKSKRRTQSTTSTHSSINPAVLLTKSLSQKSDAVENDSQEREPVRMNTRGSVNSDISQASEDSQGTEEDVCFPMPRHVHTRVNGIDFDELEEYSQFANAEKSRFLASLQGPIGQKFSNTSHDIGFTSSTSTSRSLSALKYTPAVMPTGGNRNSTNETYVSQKKEKENEDDKSASYPDVSFGKNKVEGEDANIPPRDAVYSSYQNTDFQIPNRFVFFCSESDETVHATDIPSLVSEGQSFYELFRGGEPTWWLDCSCPTDDEMRCLTRAFGVHPLTAEDIRMQETREKVELFKSYYFVCFHTFENDKESEDFLEPINVYVVVCRSGVLTFHFTPVSHCANVRRRVRQLRDYVNVNSDWLCYALIDDITDSFAPVIQSIEYEADSIEDSVFMARDMDFAAMLQIIGESRRKTMTLMRLLSGKADVIKMFAKRCQDDASGVGPALTSQMNITNLQARQDNINRTNNNSYATLPNSYAPTTSQPRGDIALYLGDIQDHLLTMFQNLSAYEKIFSRSHTNYLAQLQVESFNSNNKITEMLGKVTMLGTMLVPLNVITGLFGMNVTVPGGNSSIAWWFGILGFLLLLGVGGWFLANFWIKRIDPPSTLNEAAESGAKSVISSFLPRRNKRFNDRSKNGTVRTSSSKTSVASLPSRCVRYD; this is encoded by the coding sequence ATGTCGCTTCCATCCGGCTCATCAGAGTCATCGCCTAATTTACCAAGGCCAATCTCCCAGGATGATTCCCTGCAATCAATAAAAACTGAAGACCAGACGGAATTATATGACCATAGGAGGCATCCGGATTTAACGCCAGTTCGTAACCGAGCTACCGCATTGAAACAAGACGAAATGGCTAAGCACTTCGAACCTACTACTTCTAAAGAGCAAACAAATGCTACAAAAATTAGTAACTCACCTACTAGAGGCAGCATACATTCCAAAGATGTAGGTCCTGAGTTGGATGAGACAACTGATCAGCCAAGAACGTGTGCGACTTCGACTTTAAAAGCGAGGCCCTCTAAATTAGCACATCCCATGCCACATCAAAGGCTGCACCACGTGGTGAACAAGAATGACTCTTTGCCTCAGAATGTAggtataatgaaaaatcatAATAGGCCGCATACTACCATTCCTCCAACCATCAGATCCAAGTTAAGCGCGCCTTCCTCGGTAGGTCCTCCTACAAAGGTTCATCAATCTTCAGTAGTTAATTCGATTTTCGAAACCCCGCTCGAAACGAAAGCTGATATGTATTCCAAGCACCCAAAATCGAAGAGGAGGACACAGTCAACTACATCTACACACTCGTCAATTAATCCTGCGGTTTTACTTACGAAGAGTCTATCTCAAAAGTCCGACGCTGTTGAAAATGATTCGCAGGAAAGGGAGCCAGTACGTATGAATACCAGAGGTTCTGTTAATAGCGATATATCACAGGCCTCCGAGGATTCACAAGGGACGGAGGAAGATGTTTGTTTCCCAATGCCCCGACACGTTCACACAAGAGTCAACGgtattgattttgatgaactaGAAGAATATTCACAGTTTGCTAACGCAGAAAAGAGCCGCTTTCTTGCGAGTCTCCAAGGACCTATTGGGCAAAAATTCAGTAACACGTCTCACGATATTGGATTTACAAGCTCTACTTCCACTTCAAGGTCGTTATCAGCCCTCAAATACACACCTGCAGTTATGCCGACTGGCGGAAACAGAAATAGCACTAATGAAACGTATGTATCccagaagaaagaaaaggagaatgAAGACGATAAGTCTGCCTCATATCCTGACGTCtcatttggtaaaaataaagttgAAGGAGAAGATGCAAATATCCCGCCCCGCGATGCAGTATATTCGTCATACCAAAATACAGATTTTCAAATCCCCAATaggtttgtttttttttgttcagaATCTGACGAAACCGTACATGCTACTGATATCCCGTCCTTGGTGTCTGAAGGCCAGTCGTTCTATGAATTGTTCAGAGGGGGGGAACCAACTTGGTGGTTAGACTGTAGTTGCCCAACAGATGACGAGATGCGTTGCCTGACAAGGGCATTTGGTGTACATCCTTTGACAGCAGAAGATATTCGGATGCAGGAAACTCGTGAGAAAGTAGAACTTTTCAAGTcatattattttgtttgtttccaTACATTTGAAAACGATAAAGAATCGGAAGATTTCCTAGAGCCCATTAACGTTTACGTAGTCGTTTGCAGATCCGGCGTTTTGACCTTCCATTTTACGCCAGTATCCCATTGCGCCAATGTTAGAAGACGTGTGAGACAACTGCGTGATTATGTTAACGTCAATTCAGATTGGTTATGTTATGCCTTGATTGATGATATTACCGATAGTTTTGCTCCGGTCATTCAATCCATCGAATATGAAGCAGACTCTATCGAAGATTCCGTATTTATGGCTCGCGATATGGACTTTGCAGCCATGCTACAAATAATTGGTGAAAGCAGGCGTAAGACAATGACGCTAATGAGACTTCTAAGTGGTAAGGCTGATGTTATTAAAATGTTTGCAAAAAGGTGTCAAGATGATGCTAGTGGTGTCGGGCCAGCATTAACGTCACAAATGAACATAACAAATTTACAAGCAAGACAAGATAATATTAATCGCACCAATAACAATAGCTATGCAACTTTACCAAATAGCTACGCGCCCACAACTTCACAACCAAGGGGAGATATCGCATTGTATTTAGGAGATATTCAAGATCATTTGCTGACaatgtttcaaaatttgtcggcatatgaaaagattttctcTAGATCTCATACAAACTACTTAGCCCAATTACAGGTAGAGTCATTCAATTctaataacaaaatcacTGAAATGTTAGGCAAAGTCACAATGCTGGGTACGATGTTAGTTCCATTGAACGTTATTACCGGTCTGTTTGGTATGAACGTTACAGTGCCAGGAGGAAATTCTAGTATTGCCTGGTGGTTCGGTATATTGgggtttcttcttttattggGCGTTG